A portion of the Armatimonadota bacterium genome contains these proteins:
- the nifJ gene encoding pyruvate:ferredoxin (flavodoxin) oxidoreductase: protein MPTTSDTKSTPASSTTANAPAESDSPKGEPVAETQVTLDGNEACAYVAFRVNEVCAIYPITPSSAMAEFADQWASEGKRNIWGAIPDVLEMQSEAGAAGAVHGSLQAGALTTTFTASQGLMLMIPNMFRIAGELSPFVMHVAARALATQSLSIFGDHQDVMAVRQTGFAMLASSSVQEAHDMALVAQAATLASRVPFVHFFDGFRTSHEVNKLTLIPDSVIRALIDEELVLAFKRRALNPDNPFMRGTAMNPDVYFQAREACSAFVMACPDHVEAAMRRFGELTGRAYKPFEYVGAPDAERVIVLMGSGAETTRETVEHLVDQGEKIGMVQVRLYRPFSVDRFVAALPATTKSIAVLDRTKEPGSSGEPLYLDVVNALHETKRTSVSVIGGRYGLGSKEFSPGMVKAIFDELMKPEPKNHFTVGIVDDVCQSHLDYNPDFSTEPEGVHRALFFGLGADGTVGANKNTIKIIGEDPEFYAQGYFVYDSKKSGSQTTSHVRFGKKPIRSAYLIQKAHFIGCHQFGFVNRIDVLENALPGATLLLNSPYGAAEVWDYLPKKMQETILERKLKFFVIDAQKVANETGMGKLTNTIMQTCFFAISGVLPKDEAIARIKKSIAKTYGRKGEEVVQKNFRAVDHTIAHIEEVTPPNRTDSKVAMRPPVADGAPEFVRNVTAKMIAGLGDTLPVSALPIDGTYPTGTSKWEKRDIALSVPVWEPELCIQCGNCSFVCPHAAIRAKLFHQDYLSDAPKDFPSAPIDAKGFPETRYALQIYAEDCTGCGICVEACPALSKEATNVKAINMAPKADVLDRTKSNLAYFETLPVNERSRVDFSNVRGVQFLEPLMEFSGACAGCGETPYLRLLSQLFGDRMLVANATGCSSIYGGNLPTTPWAKNSEGRGPAWSNSLFEDNAEFGLGMRLAADRHFDAAERLLGTLAADLGEDLVDELLHAPQLVESDIRLQRERVSILKAKLAELQAAHSGGPKGDAAKALLAVADHMVRRSVWIVGGDGWAYDIGSGGLDHVLASGRDVNVLVMDTEVYSNTGGQASKATPLAAVAKFANAGKQVGKKDLALQAISYGNVYVARVAFGANPQQTLLALREAEAYKGPSLVLAYSHCIAHGITMEKGLDQQFRAVHSGYWPLVRYNPALRQEGLNPFNLDSQRPTLKLPQYTDQELRYRMLRITNPGHADEMMEKAQKLVDQRWSLYEEMASR, encoded by the coding sequence ATGCCAACCACCAGCGATACCAAGTCCACCCCTGCTTCCAGCACAACCGCGAATGCGCCCGCTGAAAGCGATAGCCCCAAGGGCGAGCCTGTCGCAGAAACCCAGGTCACGCTCGACGGCAACGAAGCCTGCGCGTATGTCGCCTTTCGCGTCAACGAGGTCTGTGCGATCTACCCGATCACCCCGTCCTCGGCCATGGCCGAGTTCGCGGACCAATGGGCCAGCGAAGGCAAACGCAACATCTGGGGAGCGATCCCCGACGTGCTCGAAATGCAGAGCGAGGCCGGCGCCGCCGGCGCCGTGCATGGCTCTCTGCAGGCGGGAGCTCTGACGACCACGTTCACGGCCTCCCAGGGCCTAATGCTCATGATCCCGAACATGTTCCGGATCGCAGGCGAGCTTTCGCCGTTCGTGATGCACGTCGCAGCCCGGGCGCTGGCCACCCAGTCGCTGTCCATTTTCGGCGACCATCAAGACGTGATGGCGGTCCGTCAGACCGGGTTCGCGATGCTTGCCTCCAGCTCCGTGCAGGAAGCCCACGACATGGCCCTGGTCGCGCAAGCCGCGACGCTGGCGTCCAGGGTTCCGTTCGTTCACTTCTTTGATGGTTTTCGAACCTCTCACGAGGTCAACAAGCTCACGCTCATCCCCGATTCCGTTATTCGAGCCCTGATCGACGAGGAGTTGGTTCTAGCGTTCAAGAGGCGAGCGCTGAACCCTGATAACCCGTTCATGCGCGGCACGGCGATGAACCCGGACGTGTATTTCCAGGCGCGAGAAGCCTGCAGCGCGTTCGTCATGGCGTGCCCAGATCACGTCGAAGCCGCGATGAGGCGCTTTGGCGAGCTGACCGGCCGCGCCTACAAGCCGTTTGAGTACGTCGGAGCGCCCGACGCCGAGCGCGTGATCGTTCTGATGGGCTCGGGCGCTGAGACGACCCGCGAGACCGTCGAACATCTCGTCGATCAGGGCGAGAAGATCGGAATGGTCCAGGTTCGCCTATACCGGCCGTTCAGCGTCGATCGGTTCGTGGCGGCCCTGCCGGCGACGACCAAGTCCATTGCAGTCCTCGACCGTACCAAGGAACCCGGTTCTTCGGGCGAGCCGCTGTACTTGGATGTCGTGAATGCTCTTCATGAGACCAAGCGGACCTCGGTTTCTGTAATCGGAGGCCGCTACGGCCTCGGCTCCAAGGAGTTCTCACCTGGAATGGTCAAGGCGATCTTTGACGAACTCATGAAGCCGGAGCCCAAGAACCACTTCACCGTCGGAATCGTCGACGACGTCTGCCAATCGCATCTGGACTACAATCCCGACTTCTCAACGGAACCCGAAGGCGTCCACCGGGCGCTCTTCTTCGGGCTCGGAGCCGATGGAACCGTCGGCGCCAACAAGAACACGATCAAGATCATCGGCGAAGACCCCGAGTTCTACGCCCAAGGCTACTTTGTCTACGACTCGAAGAAGTCCGGCTCCCAGACCACCTCTCACGTCCGATTTGGCAAGAAGCCGATCCGTTCCGCCTACCTCATCCAGAAGGCCCACTTTATCGGGTGCCATCAGTTCGGATTTGTGAACCGCATAGACGTGCTGGAGAACGCCCTGCCTGGCGCCACGCTCTTGCTCAACAGCCCCTATGGCGCCGCCGAGGTCTGGGACTACCTGCCCAAGAAAATGCAGGAGACCATCCTCGAGCGCAAGCTCAAGTTCTTTGTGATCGACGCCCAAAAGGTCGCCAACGAGACGGGCATGGGCAAGCTGACCAACACGATCATGCAGACCTGCTTCTTTGCGATCTCTGGCGTGCTGCCGAAGGATGAGGCGATCGCCAGGATCAAGAAATCCATCGCAAAGACCTATGGCCGAAAGGGCGAAGAGGTCGTTCAGAAGAACTTCCGCGCGGTGGACCACACCATCGCCCACATCGAAGAAGTAACCCCGCCCAATCGCACCGACTCGAAGGTCGCCATGCGGCCCCCGGTGGCCGACGGCGCTCCGGAGTTCGTCAGGAACGTGACCGCCAAGATGATCGCCGGCCTCGGCGACACGCTCCCAGTGAGCGCGCTCCCGATCGACGGCACCTACCCGACGGGCACCTCAAAGTGGGAGAAGCGCGACATCGCTCTCAGCGTTCCGGTCTGGGAGCCCGAGCTTTGCATCCAGTGTGGCAACTGCAGCTTCGTGTGCCCCCATGCCGCGATCCGGGCCAAGCTCTTCCATCAGGACTATCTTTCCGACGCCCCGAAGGACTTCCCTTCTGCGCCGATCGACGCCAAAGGGTTCCCGGAGACCCGGTACGCGCTTCAGATCTACGCCGAAGACTGCACCGGATGCGGGATCTGCGTGGAAGCATGTCCTGCGCTCAGCAAGGAAGCCACCAACGTCAAGGCTATCAACATGGCGCCGAAGGCCGACGTGCTCGACCGAACCAAGTCCAACCTGGCCTACTTTGAGACGCTCCCGGTCAACGAACGCTCGCGGGTGGACTTCTCCAACGTGCGCGGTGTACAGTTCCTCGAGCCGCTGATGGAGTTCTCGGGTGCTTGCGCCGGCTGTGGCGAAACGCCCTACCTGAGGCTTCTCTCCCAGCTCTTCGGCGACCGCATGCTGGTGGCGAACGCCACGGGATGCTCCTCAATCTACGGCGGAAACCTGCCCACCACCCCCTGGGCCAAGAATTCGGAGGGTCGCGGACCAGCGTGGTCCAACTCCCTATTCGAGGACAACGCCGAGTTCGGATTGGGAATGAGGCTCGCGGCAGATCGTCATTTCGATGCCGCAGAGCGGCTCCTGGGAACCCTTGCGGCCGATCTCGGCGAGGACCTGGTCGACGAGCTGCTGCATGCGCCTCAGCTTGTGGAGTCCGACATCCGGCTTCAAAGGGAGAGGGTCTCGATCCTCAAAGCCAAGCTTGCCGAGCTTCAGGCCGCCCATTCCGGCGGTCCCAAGGGCGATGCAGCCAAGGCGCTGCTTGCGGTCGCCGACCACATGGTTCGGCGTTCCGTCTGGATCGTGGGTGGCGACGGTTGGGCCTATGACATCGGTTCTGGCGGCCTCGACCATGTGCTCGCCAGCGGCCGAGACGTCAACGTGCTGGTCATGGACACCGAGGTCTATTCCAACACCGGCGGCCAAGCGAGCAAGGCCACGCCGCTTGCGGCGGTCGCCAAGTTTGCCAACGCAGGAAAGCAAGTCGGCAAAAAGGACCTCGCCCTTCAGGCGATTTCCTATGGCAACGTGTATGTGGCGCGCGTGGCGTTCGGCGCAAACCCGCAGCAGACACTTCTGGCGTTGCGTGAAGCCGAGGCCTATAAGGGCCCCTCGCTCGTGCTTGCCTACAGCCACTGCATCGCCCACGGCATCACCATGGAGAAGGGCCTCGATCAGCAGTTCCGGGCCGTCCATAGCGGGTATTGGCCCCTGGTTCGCTACAACCCTGCGCTCAGGCAAGAGGGCCTGAATCCGTTCAATCTGGACTCCCAGCGCCCGACGCTAAAACTCCCGCAATATACAGATCAAGAACTGCGCTACCGGAT
- a CDS encoding NAD(P)-binding protein yields MTANKNDLTQPIDLTHEKSTGPFRTKRPIYLNLLPPCNNACPAGENIQAWLSLATEGKFFEAWQTILNDNPMPAVHGRVCYHPCELACNREQLDGSVSIHAVERFLGDKALAENWTPKILAKATGKKVLVIGAGPSGLSCAHHLALLGHQVTILEAGPLPGGMMHFGIPAYRLPRNVLMGEIARIERMGVKIILNHPVTDAMAEKEAGGFDAVFVAVGAGLGKRTEIPARDAGKVLDAVNFLRDVELGNPPKLGRRVAIYGGGNTAMDAARVAKRLGVEPLIIYRRDRDHMPAHPFEADEAMEEGVQIHWLRTIKSIEADEFQVEEMEIDENGKPKPTGRFETLKADDLIMALGQDTDTTFLDNVPGIKRQADGTVEVNGQMMTGCPGVFAGGDMIPSERSVTIAVGHGKKAARNIDAFLSAGTYAKATKKDLASFDKLRLWFYTEADKQLQEHLEMKKRRETFDEVLKGLDQKGAIFEAKRCLSCGNCFECDGCFGACPEDAIVRLGKGKGYEVKYELCTGCATCFDQCPCYAISMIPEPAPATAGV; encoded by the coding sequence TTGACGGCCAACAAGAACGATCTGACGCAGCCTATCGACCTGACTCACGAAAAGAGCACCGGGCCCTTTCGAACGAAGCGGCCCATTTATCTAAACCTCCTCCCACCCTGCAACAACGCGTGTCCGGCAGGCGAAAACATTCAGGCTTGGCTCTCCCTTGCGACCGAAGGCAAATTCTTTGAAGCTTGGCAGACCATCCTGAACGACAACCCCATGCCGGCTGTGCACGGCAGGGTGTGCTACCACCCCTGCGAACTTGCCTGCAACCGCGAGCAACTTGACGGTTCCGTGAGCATTCACGCCGTGGAGCGGTTCTTAGGGGACAAGGCACTGGCCGAAAACTGGACCCCCAAGATCTTGGCGAAAGCGACCGGAAAGAAGGTGCTCGTCATCGGCGCCGGTCCAAGCGGCCTTTCCTGCGCTCACCATTTGGCGCTGCTCGGCCACCAAGTGACGATCCTCGAAGCAGGACCCTTGCCCGGCGGCATGATGCACTTTGGGATTCCGGCTTATCGACTTCCCCGCAACGTACTCATGGGCGAAATCGCCCGCATCGAGCGGATGGGCGTCAAGATCATCCTGAACCACCCGGTCACCGATGCGATGGCTGAGAAGGAAGCCGGCGGCTTCGACGCCGTCTTCGTCGCCGTCGGCGCTGGCCTTGGCAAGCGCACCGAGATTCCCGCTCGCGATGCCGGCAAGGTCCTCGATGCGGTCAACTTCCTACGTGACGTCGAACTCGGCAACCCTCCGAAACTGGGCCGCCGGGTCGCCATCTATGGCGGAGGCAACACTGCGATGGACGCGGCGCGTGTGGCCAAGCGGCTTGGCGTCGAACCCTTGATCATCTATCGGCGTGACCGCGACCACATGCCCGCGCACCCCTTCGAGGCCGACGAAGCCATGGAAGAGGGCGTGCAGATCCACTGGCTGCGCACCATCAAGTCGATCGAGGCCGACGAGTTTCAAGTCGAAGAGATGGAGATTGACGAAAACGGCAAACCGAAGCCCACGGGGCGCTTCGAGACCCTAAAAGCCGACGACCTGATCATGGCGCTCGGCCAAGACACCGATACGACCTTCCTGGACAACGTCCCTGGTATCAAGCGCCAAGCCGATGGAACCGTGGAAGTCAACGGCCAGATGATGACGGGATGTCCTGGCGTGTTCGCCGGAGGCGACATGATCCCCAGCGAGCGCTCGGTAACCATCGCCGTCGGGCACGGCAAGAAGGCCGCGCGCAACATCGACGCTTTCCTCTCAGCCGGGACCTACGCAAAGGCCACCAAGAAGGACCTGGCCTCCTTCGACAAGCTGCGGCTTTGGTTCTACACAGAGGCCGACAAGCAGCTTCAGGAACACCTGGAGATGAAGAAACGCCGGGAGACGTTCGACGAAGTCCTCAAGGGCCTCGACCAGAAAGGAGCGATCTTCGAGGCCAAGCGCTGTCTCTCGTGCGGCAACTGTTTCGAATGCGACGGCTGCTTCGGCGCATGCCCAGAAGACGCCATCGTAAGGCTCGGCAAGGGCAAGGGCTACGAAGTGAAGTACGAACTCTGCACGGGCTGCGCGACGTGCTTCGATCAATGCCCCTGCTATGCGATTTCCATGATCCCTGAACCTGCCCCAGCGACCGCCGGGGTGTAA
- a CDS encoding type II secretion system protein — translation MKNAAFTLIELLVVIAIIALLASILFPVFAQAKVSAKKTSSLSNLKQIGTALALYVTDSEGYPQSSSPSSWNPRVRWADRLHPYVRAEQIFVAPNASMDIFGKAWAHDPSKRYGGYGYNYQYLGNSRSSAGGGLPFCAFESAIERTAETIAVADTNGVRRDNGTVGGGEYTIDPPLTSLRGSGVASGYYGSGTECGSGNAGPGVWGCRSTPAERHAGLVAVLFADSHAKAMKLSRMDDHDGNGSRDNGLWNGVGDPSVR, via the coding sequence TTGAAGAATGCCGCTTTCACCCTCATCGAGCTGCTCGTCGTGATCGCCATTATCGCCCTGTTGGCCTCGATCCTCTTCCCCGTCTTCGCCCAGGCCAAGGTCTCGGCTAAGAAGACTTCCAGCCTCTCCAATCTCAAGCAGATTGGCACAGCCCTGGCTCTTTACGTAACGGACAGTGAGGGCTATCCGCAGTCCTCTTCACCCTCAAGCTGGAATCCGCGAGTACGATGGGCCGATCGACTCCACCCCTACGTCCGAGCCGAACAGATCTTCGTTGCTCCTAATGCCTCCATGGACATCTTCGGCAAGGCCTGGGCGCACGATCCCAGCAAGCGCTATGGGGGCTACGGCTACAACTACCAGTACCTGGGCAATTCGCGCAGTTCGGCGGGCGGGGGCTTGCCCTTCTGCGCATTCGAATCTGCAATCGAGAGGACAGCCGAAACGATCGCGGTGGCCGACACGAACGGGGTCCGACGCGACAACGGCACCGTCGGAGGGGGAGAGTACACGATCGACCCACCCCTCACCAGCCTGCGCGGAAGCGGAGTCGCCAGCGGATACTATGGGAGCGGTACCGAGTGTGGAAGCGGGAACGCCGGGCCCGGGGTGTGGGGATGTCGGTCGACCCCCGCCGAACGCCACGCGGGACTCGTCGCGGTTCTTTTTGCCGATTCGCATGCAAAGGCGATGAAGCTCTCCCGGATGGACGATCATGACGGAAACGGCAGCCGAGACAATGGACTTTGGAACGGTGTCGGCGACCCTTCCGTCCGATGA
- a CDS encoding PilT/PilU family type 4a pilus ATPase, which translates to MAEPFWTRVLQQQEGEPDAASQSDAQRAHIEAQEPAAPSFDAIPEDERRVYDVTAALQAEDPSPAGSSESIEQAAPIAHPEAPLVEPPLHAAHASQDEPLDSSIPFASQEELLAQEEAAKVANTYKPAALPDDIHSIEVNRNKFGIGAEDRTESYYESKEDVANVSEAHLDDILRAAMSMRASDIHLTVGLPPMVRVDGEVKALPYSVLTGADTRRVLYDILTDEQLQKFEQTHEADFSYGVSGLARFRCNVYMQRGSIGAALRSIPTKIPAFEDLGLPNVIRDMCNRTSGLVLVTGPTGSGKSTTIATMLNDINDQLSGHIMTIEDPIEYLHNHKKCIVNQRELHSDTYSFHNALRAVLREDPDIILVGELRDLETIEAALTLAETGHLVFGTLHTRNAPATIDRVVDVFPSDQQAQIRVLLGNTLEGVISQQLLPRLGGGRSAALEIMIGIPAIKNLIREGKTHQMYSIIETNQQIGMQTMDRSLADLFRTGMCSYDECLMRAVDKDTFSRLAKGG; encoded by the coding sequence ATGGCAGAACCGTTTTGGACTCGCGTACTTCAGCAGCAGGAAGGAGAGCCTGATGCAGCTTCTCAATCTGACGCACAACGGGCTCATATCGAAGCCCAAGAGCCCGCTGCTCCCTCGTTCGACGCGATTCCCGAGGACGAGAGGCGAGTCTATGACGTGACCGCAGCGCTCCAGGCCGAAGACCCAAGCCCAGCAGGGAGCTCCGAGAGCATTGAACAGGCTGCTCCGATTGCGCATCCAGAGGCGCCCCTCGTGGAGCCGCCCCTGCATGCGGCGCACGCCTCTCAAGACGAACCCCTTGATTCTTCTATTCCATTTGCCTCTCAAGAAGAGCTCTTGGCACAAGAGGAGGCCGCGAAGGTTGCCAACACCTATAAGCCGGCCGCCCTGCCGGACGACATCCATTCGATCGAGGTCAACAGGAACAAGTTCGGCATCGGGGCCGAGGATCGGACCGAGTCCTATTACGAATCCAAAGAAGACGTGGCCAACGTCTCCGAGGCACATCTCGACGATATCCTCCGCGCCGCGATGTCGATGAGGGCAAGCGACATCCACCTAACGGTCGGGTTGCCGCCGATGGTTCGTGTGGACGGTGAGGTGAAGGCCCTTCCCTACAGCGTCCTGACGGGCGCAGACACCCGTCGTGTGCTCTATGACATCCTCACGGATGAACAGCTTCAGAAGTTCGAGCAAACCCACGAGGCAGACTTCAGCTATGGCGTTTCGGGCCTGGCCAGGTTCCGCTGCAACGTCTATATGCAGCGAGGAAGCATCGGTGCGGCGCTGAGGTCCATTCCCACGAAGATCCCGGCGTTCGAGGATTTGGGGCTGCCAAACGTGATCCGGGACATGTGCAATCGAACTTCCGGATTGGTTCTGGTGACAGGTCCCACGGGTTCTGGTAAGTCGACGACCATCGCCACGATGCTCAACGACATCAACGACCAACTCTCGGGCCACATCATGACCATCGAGGACCCGATAGAGTATCTGCACAACCACAAGAAGTGCATCGTCAACCAAAGGGAACTCCACAGCGACACGTATTCCTTCCACAATGCACTCCGCGCGGTGCTCCGAGAAGACCCCGACATCATCTTGGTGGGTGAGCTTCGCGACCTGGAAACCATCGAAGCTGCGCTGACCCTTGCCGAAACGGGCCACTTGGTCTTCGGGACGCTTCACACTCGCAACGCACCCGCCACGATTGACCGTGTGGTGGACGTGTTCCCGTCTGACCAGCAAGCTCAGATCAGGGTCTTGCTTGGAAATACGCTGGAAGGCGTCATCTCCCAGCAGCTGCTTCCGCGCCTCGGCGGCGGACGGTCTGCGGCGCTTGAGATCATGATCGGCATTCCCGCCATCAAGAACCTGATTCGCGAAGGGAAAACCCACCAGATGTACTCGATCATCGAGACCAACCAGCAGATCGGGATGCAGACGATGGACCGGTCGCTTGCCGACTTATTCAGGACCGGGATGTGCTCTTACGACGAATGCCTAATGCGCGCCGTGGATAAGGACACCTTCAGCCGATTGGCAAAGGGTGGATAG
- a CDS encoding HDOD domain-containing protein — translation MSAALQFESPDLDALLARMRELAVLPHVVYKVLEISGNDEASCKEIETAIVVDPGFSSKLLTVSNSAYYALPKKVTSIKEAILFLGFKSIRQIAMTVGLYDMFIGKTDNESMRRRQWWRHSVDTAVAGRYIARQSKRLNPEDAYTCGLIHLIGKTLLDRYGGKDYESVVALVKAGIPDIVAEQQIYGCDHMQVAAAAAAKWGFPDQLVSGLRYLDPDDCTPEAGAIRACTCIGSMLASWAIKGAQEADTENEALMLPGWAIQSLGLGSETTDTLLRGATAAISEAASMSLS, via the coding sequence ATGTCTGCCGCACTTCAGTTTGAATCGCCCGATCTCGACGCACTGCTCGCCAGAATGCGTGAGCTTGCCGTGCTGCCCCACGTCGTCTACAAGGTGCTCGAGATCTCCGGCAACGATGAGGCGAGCTGCAAGGAGATCGAAACCGCCATCGTCGTCGATCCAGGCTTCAGCTCCAAGCTGCTGACCGTCTCGAACTCGGCCTACTATGCCCTTCCCAAGAAGGTCACCTCCATCAAGGAGGCGATCCTGTTCCTCGGGTTCAAGTCCATCCGCCAGATCGCGATGACCGTCGGCCTCTACGACATGTTCATCGGCAAGACGGACAACGAATCAATGAGGCGAAGGCAATGGTGGCGGCACTCCGTGGACACCGCCGTCGCCGGACGCTACATCGCCCGGCAGAGCAAACGGCTGAACCCGGAGGACGCATACACCTGCGGTTTGATCCACTTGATCGGAAAGACGCTGCTCGACCGCTACGGCGGAAAAGACTACGAGTCGGTGGTCGCCCTCGTCAAGGCCGGCATTCCCGACATCGTTGCCGAACAGCAGATTTATGGCTGCGACCACATGCAGGTCGCGGCGGCGGCGGCGGCAAAGTGGGGCTTTCCTGATCAGTTGGTCAGCGGACTTCGCTATCTGGACCCCGACGATTGCACCCCCGAAGCCGGGGCCATTCGGGCTTGCACCTGCATTGGCAGCATGCTCGCAAGCTGGGCCATCAAGGGCGCACAGGAGGCGGACACGGAGAACGAAGCCTTGATGCTGCCCGGATGGGCCATCCAGAGCCTGGGCCTTGGCTCGGAAACGACCGACACATTGCTTCGCGGCGCTACGGCCGCGATCTCGGAAGCCGCTTCAATGAGCCTATCTTAG
- the tadA gene encoding Flp pilus assembly complex ATPase component TadA has protein sequence MLTGDVFVEEGLISEEQLLVAVEKQRELGGAEPIARVLVSMGLIEEKDRVRCLGKVWGIPFVELAEVAPTAEVLQLISPQIAKRFKSVPLELRETRLAVAMANPLDVFAIDELRMLTGHEIEPYIAVEEDINGAIGSLYKIDVNVHDALAGVMKDFDGTIEVPIVNDDELSEAELREMSEDAPVIRLANLIIAQGVNDRASDIHIEPLKDGVLVRYRIDGVMIEGMHLPRKILAPLTSRFKIMANMDIAEKRVPQDNRIGVVVGGKEYDLRVSTLPLVTGEKIVCRILDKGGIKVGLNKLGFLPQNLKTLEEMGQKMFGIILVTGPTGSGKSTTLYSILNKINTGDQNIITIEDPVEYELAGINQCAVHVRAGMTFSAGLRAMLRQDPDIIMVGEMRDTETATIAMEAALTGHLVLSTLHTNDAPSAPTRLIDMGVEPFLISSSIVCVLAQRLVRQICPKCKEAYVGSRESLLRYGFPVPEEIGADTGGELTLFRGKGCDFCKGTGHKGRTGVHELMVMTDPLKDLVLTKSPAHTLRNLAVSEGMKTLQMDAVQKILMGITSVDEVLRVIYA, from the coding sequence ATGCTGACGGGCGACGTATTTGTTGAAGAGGGATTGATCAGCGAAGAGCAGCTCTTGGTTGCCGTCGAGAAGCAACGCGAGCTGGGCGGGGCAGAACCCATCGCCCGTGTGCTCGTGAGCATGGGCCTCATCGAAGAGAAGGACCGCGTCCGCTGCCTCGGCAAGGTGTGGGGCATCCCCTTTGTCGAACTTGCCGAAGTTGCGCCGACCGCCGAAGTCCTGCAGCTCATCTCGCCCCAGATCGCCAAGCGCTTCAAGTCCGTTCCACTCGAACTGCGCGAGACCAGGCTCGCCGTCGCCATGGCGAACCCGCTCGACGTTTTCGCCATTGACGAGCTGCGGATGCTGACGGGGCACGAGATTGAGCCTTACATCGCCGTGGAAGAGGACATCAACGGCGCCATTGGCTCGCTCTACAAGATCGACGTCAACGTCCACGACGCTCTGGCCGGCGTGATGAAGGACTTCGATGGCACGATCGAGGTCCCCATTGTCAACGACGACGAGCTGAGCGAAGCTGAACTCCGCGAGATGAGTGAAGATGCGCCGGTCATCCGATTGGCCAACCTCATCATCGCCCAGGGCGTGAATGACCGCGCTTCTGACATCCACATCGAGCCACTGAAGGACGGCGTGCTCGTCCGGTACCGAATTGACGGCGTGATGATCGAGGGGATGCACCTGCCAAGGAAGATCTTGGCGCCGCTCACCTCCCGCTTCAAGATCATGGCGAACATGGACATCGCCGAGAAGCGAGTCCCGCAGGACAACCGCATCGGAGTGGTGGTTGGCGGAAAAGAATACGACCTTCGTGTTTCGACCCTCCCCCTTGTTACGGGTGAGAAGATCGTCTGCCGAATCCTGGATAAGGGCGGGATCAAGGTCGGCCTCAACAAGCTGGGCTTCCTGCCGCAGAACCTGAAGACGCTCGAGGAAATGGGCCAGAAGATGTTCGGGATCATCCTGGTGACCGGACCCACGGGCTCCGGCAAGTCCACAACGCTCTATTCGATCCTGAACAAGATCAATACCGGTGATCAGAACATCATCACCATCGAGGACCCGGTCGAATACGAGCTCGCCGGGATCAACCAGTGCGCAGTCCACGTTCGCGCCGGCATGACTTTCTCGGCAGGCCTTCGCGCCATGCTGCGCCAGGACCCCGACATCATCATGGTCGGCGAAATGCGCGACACGGAGACGGCCACCATCGCGATGGAAGCGGCCCTTACGGGCCACCTCGTCCTCTCGACTCTCCACACCAACGACGCCCCTTCAGCGCCAACGCGACTTATCGATATGGGGGTCGAGCCGTTCTTGATCTCATCTTCGATCGTCTGCGTGCTTGCCCAGCGCCTGGTCCGCCAAATCTGCCCGAAGTGCAAAGAAGCCTATGTCGGCTCGCGCGAAAGCCTCCTGCGCTACGGCTTCCCCGTGCCCGAAGAGATCGGCGCGGACACCGGCGGCGAACTGACACTCTTTCGCGGAAAGGGATGCGACTTCTGCAAGGGCACGGGACACAAGGGCCGAACGGGAGTTCACGAACTGATGGTGATGACGGATCCGTTGAAGGACCTCGTCCTGACCAAATCCCCTGCACATACGCTTCGCAATCTTGCCGTCTCTGAAGGGATGAAGACCCTTCAGATGGACGCCGTCCAAAAGATCCTAATGGGAATCACGTCGGTCGACGAGGTGCTCAGGGTGATCTATGCCTAG
- a CDS encoding SDR family oxidoreductase translates to MTSPLIDLTGHHILVFGGSRGIGAAAARISAKAGARVSIVYQSNQEAADRVVAGIRQEGGRAFAFQAEISEEAQVEAAVEQASRSFGPLNGLVVSAGIFEGRFLQEMDTEFWDRTMAINVRGTFLCVKAAVKSMRAGGKGGSIVIYTSTAGQRGSAEYSAYATSKGAQILFMRSMAKELAPDQIRVNCIAPAWTDTDMAAPSFESLGRDKIIEGFPLGRIGLPEDIAGATCFLLSDLASFITGSTITVDGGMDMRG, encoded by the coding sequence ATGACTAGTCCCCTCATCGACCTCACCGGACACCACATCCTCGTCTTCGGCGGAAGCCGGGGCATCGGTGCCGCTGCGGCCAGGATATCTGCCAAAGCGGGCGCCAGAGTCAGCATTGTCTACCAGAGCAATCAAGAGGCGGCTGACCGAGTGGTCGCCGGAATCCGGCAAGAAGGAGGCCGGGCGTTTGCCTTCCAAGCCGAGATCTCAGAAGAGGCGCAAGTTGAAGCGGCTGTGGAACAGGCATCCCGATCCTTCGGGCCTCTCAATGGACTTGTGGTCTCTGCAGGCATCTTCGAAGGGAGATTCCTCCAAGAAATGGACACCGAGTTCTGGGACCGCACGATGGCTATAAACGTCCGCGGCACGTTCCTCTGCGTCAAGGCGGCAGTCAAGTCCATGCGTGCAGGCGGGAAGGGCGGAAGCATCGTGATCTACACTTCCACCGCCGGACAGCGCGGATCGGCAGAGTATTCGGCCTACGCCACCTCGAAGGGCGCGCAGATTCTTTTTATGCGCTCGATGGCCAAAGAGCTTGCTCCAGACCAGATTCGAGTCAACTGCATTGCCCCAGCCTGGACGGACACCGACATGGCCGCCCCCAGCTTCGAGTCGCTTGGCCGGGACAAGATCATCGAGGGCTTTCCGCTGGGACGGATTGGCCTGCCCGAGGACATAGCAGGCGCGACCTGCTTTCTTCTCTCCGATCTCGCCTCCTTCATCACAGGTAGCACAATCACGGTCGATGGCGGGATGGATATGCGGGGGTAG